From Saccopteryx leptura isolate mSacLep1 chromosome 3, mSacLep1_pri_phased_curated, whole genome shotgun sequence, one genomic window encodes:
- the LOC136397055 gene encoding basic proline-rich protein-like, translating into MYWVSKLRHITRRTVRRFFVLPAYAQGPFRPCAQSFWGLLLTARSAQKRKGEGPWPLAGRDRPRSAAAARRPGIPQHQAASASRLPGPSRLPPLPAPPGGRDRLPTRALEDRPQQTAARQPRQPASLAVLPGQEPGEDCGAAASTPGPRPAPEDGAKWAGPRSPGPPDRAGSSRPRAGPARPRSPVRGRQTRPPWRGPSRPDRAGSSRPRSPAQVLPARLRAPGPPDRGLRAEPARPGRARPGPPGRTESSRPRSPGRGRQTALGPPDRALGPPDRALGPPDRALGPPDRARPARPRAPGPPDRALQAGAARPGRARWARQTRPRSPGPPDRAGPSRTRRAARASSSRQRSPGRVLPTRPRVPGPPDGALHAGPARPGRTLPARPRRVLQTLRPGPARPRSPGPGRPRRVLPPTFSRPAPPDQAEPARPHPNRPHWQGPPRLDRAGSSRPRSPGRVLLARPRAPGPPDRALQAEPARPGRVRLGPPAPTAPAGPVRPWQARQMALSRPGPPDRAGLARPRAGPAGPRSPGRTLQAALARARQSRPRSPGPAGPGPVLPARPRQVLPALRARAPARPRSPVPTRPGHALPARPRRVLQTLRPRPARPRSPAPARPSHAIPTRPRRVVQTLRTRPHSPEPPRPGRAPGLPGLACHPRRPRPSPAELATRPR; encoded by the exons ATGTATTGGGTTTCAAAGCTGCGTCACATCACTAGGCGGACAGTACGGCGGTTCTTTGTCCTGCCCGCCTACGCACAGGG CCCGTTCCGGCCCTGTGCCCAGAGCTTCTGGGGGCTCCTCCTAACTGCTAGGTCCGcccagaaaaggaaaggagaagggcCCTGGCCTCTAGCCGGGAGGGATCGGCCGCGCTCTGCCGCCGCAGCGCGGCGCCCCGGCATCCCTCAGCATCAGGCCGCATCGGCATCGCGCCTGCCCGGTCCATCTCGTCTTCCTCCTCTGCCCGCTCCGCCCGGCGGCCGAGACCGGCTGCCGACCAGGGCACTCGAGGACAGGCCGCAGCAGACCGCGGCAAGACAACCGCGGCAACCGGCCAGCCTGGCCGTCCTCCCCGGACAGGAGCCGGGCGAGGACTGCGGGGCGGCGGccagcacgccaggcccacgGCCAGCTCCCGAGGACGGCGCCAAATGGGCTGGGCCGCGCTCGCCGGGCCCGCCAGACCGCGCCGGGTCCTCCCGACCGCGCGCCGGGCCCGCCAGACCACGCTCTCCAGTCCGGGGCCGCCAGACCAGACCGCCCTGGCGGGGTCCCAGCAGACCAGACCGCGCCGGCTCCTCCAGGCCGCGCTCCCCCGCCCAGGTCCTCCCAGCCCGGCTGCGCGCGCCGGGCCCGCCAGACCGCGGGCTCCGGGCCGAGCCCGCCAGACCCGGCCGCGCTCGCCCAGGCCCGCCAGGCCGCACCGAGTCCTCCCGACCGCGCTCTCCCGGCCGGGGCCGCCAGACCGCGCTGGGTCCTCCAGACCGCGCGCTGGGCCCGCCGGACCGCGCGTTGGGTCCGCCAGACCGCGCGCTGGGCCCGCCGGACCGCGCCAGGCCCGCCAGACCGCGCGCGCCCGGCCCTCCCGACCGCGCTCTCCAGGCCGGGGCCGCCAGACCGGGCCGCGCCCGCTGGGCCCGCCAGACCAGGCCGCGCTCGCCGGGCCCGCCAGATCGCGCCGGGCCCTCCCGAACGCGCCGGGCCGCGCGCGCCAGCTCCTCCAGACAGCGCTCTCCGGGCCGAGTGCTCCCAACCCGGCCGCGAGTCCCCGGGCCGCCAGACGGCGCTCTCCACGCCGGGCCAGCCAGACCCGGCCGAACCCTGCCGGCCAGGCCGCGCCGGGTCCTACAGACCCTGCGTCCCGGGCCCGCCCGGCCACGCTCTCCAGGTCCCGGCAGGCCTCGCCGTGTCCTCCCGCCCACGTTCTCCAGGCCCGCTCCGCCAGACCAGGCCGAGCCCGCCCGGCCGCATCCGAACCGGCCGCACTGGCAGGGCCCCCCGAGACTAGACCGCGCCGGCTCGTCCAGGCCGCGCTCACCCGGCCGGGTGCTCCTAGCGCGGCCGCGCGCGCCAGGCCCGCCAGACCGCGCTCTCCAGGCCGAGCCCGCCAGGCCCGGCCGCGTTCGCCTGGGCCCGCCAGCCCCCACCGCACCGGCAGGGCCCGTCCGACCGTGGCAGGCCCGCCAGATGGCACTCTCCAGGCCGGGCCCGCCAGACCGCGCCGGGCTCGCCAGGCCGCGCGCTGGGCCCGCCGGACCGCGCTCTCCGGGCCGGACCCTGCAGGCCGCACTCGCCCGAGCCCGCCAGAGCAGGCCGCGCTCGCCAGGACCCGCCGGACCCGGCCCCGTTCTGCCGGCCCGGCCCCGCCAGGTCCTCCCCGCCCTGCGCGCCAGGGCACCCGCCAGGCCCCGCTCGCCCGTGCCCACCCGGCCCGGCCACGCTCTGCCGGCCAGACCCCGCCGGGTCCTGCAGACCCTGCGCCCCAGGCCCGCCCGGCCGCGCTCGCCCGCGCCCGCCCGGCCCAGCCACGCGATCCCGACCAGACCCCGCCGGGTGGTCCAGACCCTGCGCACCAGACCGCACTCGCCGGAGCCCCCCAGACCAGGCCGCGCTCCGGGCCTGCCAGGCCTCGCCTGCCACCCTCGGCGGCCCCGGCCGAGCCCGGCCGAGCTCGCCACTCGGCCTCGCTGA